AGCCTGAACCACCGCGCATCCCGCCTCCCGAAGCGATCGCATCGCCGCCTCCATCATGCTCGTTCGGACATCGGCCTCCTGGAACATGGCACCGTCCAGTACCGCCTCGGTCTCAATGTGCTCGTACCGCAATTGTGGCGGCAGAACGATCACCGACGTTCCTGCAATCGCCGAAGCAGGCGCCGTCGCTCTAGCCAGTGACACGGTCTGCGTAGTGGAGCAACCGACCACGACCAGACACGTAACGGATAGTAGAAGCAGGCCCACACCCGTCTCATTCCGCAGATCGATCGACTTGCGACCATGACGGATCCCCGCGGTTTGGGGGATGCACCGCTTCCCGGATGCCTCCACGATCTCTCCACCCGTGCGGGCCCATCCTCCACCTGACCCGCTATCCGTCCGCGCCTGTTTGTTGTCACATGGGGTTTTCACCGGAGACCTTGGGGCTTGATGCACCCTCGCAGATCCTCGATCGAAACGTCCATGCGTCAGATGACGTGATTTGTGGAGCCCGCAGCCCGGCAGCACCGCGCAACCGAGTCGATTGGCTCAGTCGGAGCCGGAAGACCTCGTCGTCTGGCGCGTGCCCTCTCTGCGGCAGGATCCGGAGAAGCTCCGAATTTCGTATTGGCGCGTCGCCGTGACCAGGTGGATGCCATCGAGTGCAAGTGGAACTGCGACGCGTTCGACAGCAGCGGGCTGGAAGTGTTTCGCCGCTACTATCCGAAGGGACGCAACTATCTTACGGCCCTGGGCAGCCTCCATCTTCTGCTCAGAACAGCTTGTCTCGGGGCGGGCGATCTGAACAACCCCCACCTGCCCCTGACCATCACCCACATGGTGACGCCGACGCCTTCTTCCCCGGCCGGATGGATGAAGTGGCCCTGTTTGGACAGCCTCTTTGCGACGAACAGGTCGCGGGACTCCATGCCGCGGGCCTCGACGCGGCATCCGCACGCTGCCTCACCCCCTCATCGATCCCGATCGATGGACCTCCCCTGCATTCAAGGATCGATCCCCCCCGAAATGCCTCTGCCGAGCCGGTAAAACCGGAACGGCCGCTCCGCGAACTCCGGATCGATCAACTCGAATACGCCGCCGGTCACCGTCCCGCTGGTCAGCACCTCCCAGCCCCGGAGATCCAGCGACGTCTCGATCCAATACCCTCCATCCGGCAGGCCGCTCCATCGCAGCGCGAATCCTCCGGCCACCACGCCGCCTTCAAACCGCGGTTCCCTTGGTTCCACCGCCAGGACCCGAAGCGTCACCGTCGCCAAGGCCGATGCCGCCTGCCCGTCATGGGCCCGGAACTCGAAGCGGTCGGTGCCCGCGAATCCCGCGTTCGGCCGGTACACCACCCCGGGCGGTGTGCCGCTCAAAACCCCGTGCGCCGGCGGAGTCACGATCTCGAACCGCAACGCATCCCCGTCCACATCGATCGCCCCCAACACCAACCCCACCGCCCCATCCTGCAACAGCGTCACGCTCATGGACCCCGCCACCGGCGGATCGTTGACCGGCCGGATGACGATCCGCACCGTTGCCGGCGCCGACGTCAGCAATCCGTCCGTCGCCACGTAGGTGAACGTGTCGGTCCCGTGGACATCCTGGAATGGGGCATACACCAGGGACGGCATCGTCCCGCTCAGGCGCCCCAGCGAGGGGGGCGTGACGATCCGAAATGTCATGGGATCCCCATCCGGGTCCCCGGCCAGAAGCCGGACGCCCACCGGGGTGTCCTCATCGGTGGTGAAAGCCAGATCCACGGCGATCGGGGCGCGGTTGTCGGAACGGAGAACCTGCAACGTCACGGTGGCCGTTGCCAGGTGACCGTGATCATCCCGAACCCGGTAGGTGAAGCGGTCCGTACCGCGAAACCCGGCGGCCGGCGTGTACCGGACCTCGGGGAAGGTGCCGCCCAACGTCCCGCGCTCGGGTCCGGACACAAGTTCGAACGTGAGCGGGCCGCCATCCACATCGACCACGGCCAGCGCAATGGGCGCGACAGTACCCTCGGTCAGGAAGATCTCCTGGGCTGCGGCCCGAGGCGGATGGTTGGCCTGGGCGGCATGGCCCAACCGCACGTGGAAGCGTCCGCTGGAGTTCTGAGCGGCGCCCCCGAGCGACTCCATCGACGCCACCTTGGCGAACGATTCGCTGCCGGCGTGCCCGCCTCCTCCGCCCAGGGAAGCGTGCGGAATCTGGTAGCGGAAACCCGTGGATCCGGCACCCCGGGCCCCGGGAGCCCCCAATCCCACCGTCACGGCAAGCGCGACGAACAGCAGGGCGTGCCGAAAGGTCCGTCGGAGCGAATCAGGGATTTCGGCCATGGGGTGCTTCCCTCGAGGCGGCCCCGGCGATGGCGGCGGACTCCGACCCGATCCGGACCTCGGTGCGCAGACGACCGTCCGGATCCCAGGCCCGGGCCGTTCCCACCGGCCGGTTGTCGCGCATCTCAACCTCCTCGGAGAGGCGCCCGTTCTCGTGCCAGCGCCGGAAGGTTCCGTGCAGGCGCCCTTCGACGATGGTCGCCTCGGACTGACGGGTGCCGTCGGGATGCCACTTCTCGCGCACCCCGTGCGACACGCCGCGCACGAAGTGCTCACGCACCTGGATCTGACCGTTGGTGTGCCATCCCTCCGAAATCCCCGCCAGCAGGCCGTTGGAGATCGCGGAGCGCGATTGAAGTTCCCCGGATGGATACCGCGCGATCAGCCACCCGGTGTAGAGGTTGGTCGCGCCCGGACGGCGCAGTCCCTCGGGCGTGGACTCGAGCTCCGCCATGGTGGCCTCGGCCGGAGGGGTCTCCGGGGCGGGTTCCCTACGGGAACAGCCCCAGGCCAGAATCACCGCCAGAACCAGTCCCGCTGCGGCGGCACCAGATCCCCTGAACAGGGCTCCCGGGATCGGAACGCTGACCGGCAGGCGGATCATTGCACGCGGAGGCGGAAGAAGTGGGCGCCTGAATCGGCGGATGGCAATTCGACCTCCACCTGCACGTTGCGAAGATCGGTGGCCATGTATTCAGCCATCATCGCCCCCGATCGGACTTCCAGGAACCGGCCGGTCCGCCACTCCCCCACGGAGTTGCCGATCTCGACCGCGTAGGTCCGACCCGACAGCCCCAGGAACTCGAGCATCACCCGCCCCTCCACCGCCCCCGCGACCTTCAGCGACAAGGTATGTTCGCCGTCGTAGGCGTGGGTCCCCGCCAGGTATTCCATCCGGTTGGTGAGACCATCCCCATCGAGGTCATCGTCGGGCCGGATGTCGGCGAGTGTCAGACCGCCTCCCAACTGGGCGATCAGGGCCCGCTCCCAGGCATCCGGAAGGCCGTCGCCGTCCGTATCCTCGCCCAGCGTCAGATCCAGCCGCGTCCGCCCTCCCGGCAGACCCAGCGTCGCGTAATCGCCCGTCATCTCGATCGGAACGAACTGGGCGGTGCCAATCCGGACCCGGATCAGGAAGGGCACGAACGGGCGCAGGGCGGTTGGCCGGTACAGGTCCATGGTCAGGCCGGCGTCCATCGGGATGGTGAGGGAGTAGTTCACGCCGCCGCCCAGAACCGGATTGATGCGGGTGGAGACGACCGTTCCCGAGGCGGCTTCGAAAAGCACCTCCGCCCGGATCGAGTTCAGCGGACGCCCCAGTTCATCCCGGATCGTCCCGAAGACGACATGATGGGGCGCGGGTGGGTAGGCACGGCTTTCGCCGATCCCGAAGGCGAGCAGGAGCACGATCGGCAGCAGGGGCGGAGGAAGCGGAAGGGTCTTCATGAGCAGGGAAAGGGTCCAATGTCGGGATGCCTCATGCCGCCGTGAACCGGACTCCCCGATTCGCCATTGGCCAGTCGCCGTTCGCCAGGGTTCATGGGCAGAAGAATTCGGTTCGTTCAGTTCCCCGAGTACGAATACGTCACGTAGTGCAACCGGACGTCATGCACGGACTGGATCAGGCGCTCGAGGCCCTCGTTGGGATCGTGCAACAGCGTGTGGCCGGGAATCACCAGCTTCCATCGGCTGTTCCAAACCGACCGGCCGATCAGACGCCGGTTGGTGAACTGCGAGGACAACAGCGACCCGCCCTGCCCGTACACATCGGGCAGGAACCGGGCCGACGTCGAGACCGGGCGGAAGGCCTGGTGTTTGCGGACGCCAAAGAGCGGTTCCGACAGCGACTCCCGCGACTGCCAGAGCGGCTGGCTGGAAAAGGCCGAGGCTCCGATGTTGAACGGCAGCGGGATGGTGACGTCCTCCACGGCCCAGGTGCGCACGGCACTCGAGTCGCCCAGCGGCGGACTGCGCATCGAATCGAGTCCCACCGGGATCAGGTACACGTAGGGCGTGGCTGCGAGGGCGCGTGGATTCAGGAAGGCCAGCGACGGGTCTGCGGGCGACGTGCCACCGCCAAAGCTGACGGCCCCGCTGTTGGCCGCCGGATCCGCCATCCCGATGTACCCTTCGAGGGCCACGCCGACCGCGAATATCTTCGTGGCGAAGGAACTGGGGCTGAATGCGTGATCTCCCGCCGCCAGGGGGCGCCCGAACAGGTTCAACCGATCCGCGACGGTGGTGGAGAATTCGAGGACGATGCCCGGCACCGGAAGGCCGTTGCCGGCGTCGATCTGCAGGCAGTAACGCCGTACATCGGGATCGTCGAGCACATTGGGCATCCGATGGCGCGCCAGGTAATCCTTCCAGTTCGCGTCCCCTTCCATCCCCGGCAGGATCCGCAGGTTCTCCGTCCGCAGGGACACCGTGGTTCCGTAGGCATCGGGGTTGCGGAATCCAAGCCGGCCCTTGAGCACCAGCCAGTCGGCCTGCATCTCGGCGAGGGCGCTCGACAGTCCGGGATCGCCGGTATTGCTGCCGGCGAACTGGGGAACACCCCCGTTCATCACCCCGAGCGCCCGGGACCGCACGATCCGCTGGATGAAGTCCTTCCCGGCCGCGGTGTGGAGAAGACCGGTCTCGTAGTCATACGCCTGGGCCGCCATGAAGGCGTACTGGGCGGAGAGATCAAACAGACTCTTGTAACGTTCCAGCTTCTCGTTGCGGAAGATCCGGAATGCCGCGTCCCGCGTCCGGAATCCCTGGATCACCGCCGCGGCCCGCTGCCGGAAGATCTGGCGTTCCTGCTGGATGCGGTCTCCCTCCGCGAGCAGGGCCTGGTAACGGCGCCGGGCATCGTCCAGTTCCTGAAGCCGCTGGTTGAGGGTGGGCAGCCTGTTCTGCACACCGTAAACCGCATTGCGCAGCGTACTGGTCGCCTCGCGCAGTTCCTGGTCCCACTGTTCCGGTGCGATCTGCGTGAACTCAATCAGTTCCTTGCTGGTCTCGTTGGCAAACTCCAGCGCACTGATCAGCGAGAAAAAGATCACCCGCGCCCAGCCCGTCACGTTCTTCACCGTGCCCCCCGCCGCCTTGACTGCCGCCCGCGCCGGGGCGGTGAGATCCCCACCGACGGCAAGGCCGGCCACAAAGTTCTCGGGGATCGCCTCGACGATGGCGTCGGTCAGGTCGAGCACCTGCTCCTTGGTCTGGTCGGCGTACTTCTCCCCAATGTTGTAGGCGAGCCGGGCGGTCTTGGTAACCCGGTCGAGCGTCACCACGGCGGTCTGCCAGTCGCGGACCTTCTGATGAGAATCCCGTTTGCGCTCGAGCGCCTTGATCGCCCAGTCGAGGTCGCCCTTCGTGGCGTCGAGGTCGTACAGGGCCAGATAGGCGGCGTTCCTTGCCTTGATGATGTCGGAGATGGCCTGCTGGATCCGGCCCGGCGAGGCGCGGCGTCCGGTCCACGAGGAGGGCTTATCGAAGAACCCGTGCGGGGCGAGGGTGTACTCCACCGAGAGCGAATCGTTGGCCTCGTAGGCGGGATCGAGCGGACCGTCCACGCCGTTGACCCGGGCCTTGGTGATCCAGTTGAAGTCCGAGATGCCGTCCGAATCCACCCAGCCCAGTCGGAAGGTCTGCGTGTCGATCCGCCAGACCGCCGGTTGCTGGGGATCCAGCAGGCTGGTCCGCAATTCGGGCGTGTCCACGTACATGTAGTGGATCGTGTCCGGCCCGGCGAAACCCTGCCGGTACGTCCTGCCCGGCCCGATGTCGTCCGAGTACGGCGTCCCGTACAGCTCGATCAGCGTATTGGTGTAGGCCAGCTCCTGCCGGTTCACCGTGGTTCGGAAATCCGCCAGCGAATCCTCCTCGGACCGCATCTGCCGGGTGACGTCCTTGGCGTCGTCGAAGGCCGCCAGGGCGTTGCGCAAGGCCGCCAGGGCCCGCTCGTACACCTGCTCGAAGTGCGTCGTCCCGTTCACGCCCACCACGGCCGAGGGATTGATGTCGAACGGCACGGTGCCCTCCGGCAAACCCAGCGGCGTCAATCCCGCCTCCGCATTGTCCATCGCCGTTTGCAGGCTCGCCGCCAGAGCCGGCAGTTCCCTAAGTTCCAGCACCGTGGTGCGGTCGATCTGCTGAATGCCCCCCTCGTGCGACGGATCCGGATCGATGTCAGGCAGGATCGCATTGCCCACCACCCAGTTGAGGTAGGCCCCCTGGCCCGTCCGCGACGCCCAATGATCAGTGCCCCAGTACCGCGTGGTCGGCACCGACCGGGTGGTGGTGTTCACCCGGGTCTGGGCCAGATGTTCCCACCCGGCATCAGCGCCCGGCCGGTAATCCCGCCTCCAGGTAAGGTCGAAGATCTGCTTCCCCGCCCGCGCCACCGCCGCCGCCGCCGCCGCGAACTTCCGTTCGTCCTGGTAGTCCACCGACACCGGCTGCCCGAGCACCGTCACCGCCTCGATCCTCGGAACCCAATCGAAATCGGTGTCCATCAACAGCCCGTAGTATCCCTTCAAGGCCGTGAGGTAATGCCCGTACGCATCCCCGTGCCCCTGCGGATACAGGCGCCGGGCGTCGTCGGCATCCACCCGCCCATCCTGGTTCTGGTCGAGGATGTTGTAGTTGAGGGCATAGACCACCTCGCCGGCGTCGATGCCGCGCGTGTAATTCCAGATCAGCCGGTTATAGACCGGCCGCACCTCGACGCCCGGCAGCAGGAAGTCGTCGCGCCCGCGCAACAACGCCAGCTCCTCCTCGAGAAGCGACGGCAACTGACCCCGGAACGAGAACAGCGCGGTGGCAATGTCGCTGTACGTGTGATCCTTGGTCCCGATCCCGATGGTCGGGTTGGCGGCATCCGCCCACGCCTCGTTGCCAAGCATCATGTAGAGGTCGTTCAGATACCCCGCGGCCAGCAGCAGCGCGTCGTTGGCCGGTCCGTAATTGATGCCGCCCCCGATGCTGAGCATCTTCCCCCGGTTCAATACGGTCTCGTAGATCTCGATCAGGCCGGCGTCGTTGATGGTGTCGAGATTCAACGCCACATCCCCCTCCCAACGCGGTCCCGCCTGGGCCAGGATGCTGACATCCGTGTTGAGGGAGTTGTTGAAGAGGTCGGTGATCCGCTGGTTGAAGGGATTGATCCCGGCCAGCACCCGCTTGATCCAGCCTTCCGCCAGCTGGGGACGGGTCCACGCCGACCACGCCGCGTTCTCCAACGGCGCCCCGGGAGTCGGCCGGAACGAGGCATGCCCGGGATCGCGCGCCTGGTAACGCATGATGACATAGTTGTCGGCCAGGCTCCGCACATCCGCCGTGCCCCCGAGCACCGCACGCACCCCGTCAGGATACCGGATGGCATCCAGCGGCAACCAGCCCACGTCCGTCACATCCACCAGCTCGTTGATCTCGATACGAAGGTTGAACGCCTGAGGGGCGTTCGGCATGGCGGTCGAGAACAACTCGAGGGTCGCCAGGTGCCGGATCTGCCCGCCCGACTGGGCGGTGCCTCCCGCCAGGAGCGCTCCATCCAGACGATAGGCCCGGGTCAGGGGCGACAGGTTGGCAGGCGCCGTGGACGGTGCGGTGTTGCCGTCTTCGAGGTTGACGGTCACCGCCAGTTGCCCGTCGAGGTACACCCGCGCCCCCAGCGCCGGATCGAGATCCAGACTGAGCCAGACTTCGGCCGGAGGGGCGCCTGCCGCCCGAGTGAATTCGCGAAACACCAGGCTCTGCCGCTGCCCCGCGACGGCGCGTTCGTGGAGCCGGACCACCGCGAAGGTCCCCAGGGCCAGCGGCTGTCCGGGCTCGATCTGCACCACCACCTGTGTTGCCGTGGTCAGCGGATGGACCGTACCGAACAATTGCTGCCCGTCGGCGTCACCAAGCACAACCGCATTGCCGACCGCCAGGCTCGCGGCTGTCCCGCCCGAAATGTCGAAGCGAAACAGGTCGTCCTCCCGGCTGACCGTGGCGAACGGAATCCCGCTGATGGCGAACACCTGGTTGACCACGTCGGCGCTGACCCGGTGGGCGGGAATTCCCTTCACCGCCGCCGGCTGATCGCCGGGCAGAGGAAACCGAACGTGCTGCCAGGTGCCCGAACCCAGCAGGGTCACAGCGGTCGTCTCGTACACCACCGGGGGCAGCCCATCCACCGGTGACGCGATCTTCCACTCGAAGTTGAAATCCTCGGCCGCACCGGCCAGATCGACGACCTGCTGGAGGGTGAGGCTTTCGTTCAGCGGGTTCGAGGAGGCGACGATCTTGAGTTCGCCACGGTACAGCGTGTCCACCACACGCACGATATGCAGACTCACCGGCTCGCCCACCGGGGTGAATGCGAGTCCGTTGCCGGCAACCAGGGTCACATAGCCCGTGCCGGGTCCGGTGGCCGTCAGGGCGTAGGAATCCACCGCGATGTCGTCGTTGGTGACCCGCGCCAGCGCCCGGGGACCCACCGGGACCGAGGTCGAGGGGATGTAGGTTCCGGGACGCCCCGGGTTCTCCACAAAGAGCTCCATCCGGGTGGTCAGGCCGTCGATCGCTGCGTCCCAACGTTCCTTGGCCGGATCATCCCCAAGGCAGAGGTCCTTGAGGTAATCCACGTCACGCATCCCCAGCACGTTCAGGAGGAGATAATCATCCCCCAGGGCCTCGTCCACGAACTGCCCCGCGAGGACCAATGCCCCGTTCTCGCCGCGATTCGGATCGAGGGAAAACCGTTCCGCCAGGTGCGGTGGCAGGTTCGGAAAATAGGTGCGCCCACGAAAGATCTGGCTGCGGACGGAATCCGGAATGGCCCCCAGGATCGCCGCACCATCGCGTGGCCCCAGTTCAAACACCTTCTCCCGGGTCGGATCGTGGAGGACCACGGACTCGGCCGATTCGCCGACCAGGACTTGCGACTGCTGGTACAGGATCTCGAGGCTGGTCTGACCCCGCACCGCCGGCAGCCCGCGCTTCGGGAGCGTCAGGGTTTCCGCCATCTGCAACACCGGTGCATTCGGTGGCCAAACGGGCGAGTACGTGACCACCAGCGGGTTGTCATCGCCGTCCTGCGGATGCAGCGCATTCCCGTACACTGGATGGCCTACGTAGGAACCGTCCGGGTTCTGGGCACGCAGGTAGGGCGTGATCGTGCCGGCCGGCGGCTGGGCCGCCAGGGAAAGGCTGGGGAAATGGAACCCGGGAAGGGTCTTGTAATAAAACTGCATCCCCAGCGTCGCCGTGTCCGCCTCGTCGTGCGGACCCCGGTACACCCAGAGATTCCCCTTCCGATCCTGGAACAGGAAGGACGCATAGGTGTCGCGCAGGTCCGGGCTCGGAATCGTCTCCGGCAGCGGCTCGAAGGCCAGCCGCCAGTTCGTGTACGCCCCGGCCGCCAGCCCGGACGTCGGCCGCACCAGCACCGTGGCGTTGGTGCCCTGCCCGAATTCCGTGGAGTTCAGGAAGTTCACCTCGACGTAATGCAAACCCGCCACTTCGTTGGTTTCGCTGACCGAAACCCTCCAGTGCTGCCTCGCCTGCGGATCCACCAGCACCAGCACGTCGCCATCCGCCAGACCCGCCGTGTCCTCGATGGCGAACCGCCAGCTCGCAAACCCCGTGGCCTGATCGCCACCCCAGGTCGCGATCGTGTCCGGCGCCTGCCGCGGAATCACCCCGCGAAGCGTCTTTGCCCCGTAATCCACGGTCAGCGGAAAGACCGTGGCCCGGGTGAACGGCGTCGTTTCCAGATCCTGCAACGTCAGCAACCGATGGGTGGGAAATCCATGCACCTCGACGGTGGTCAATTCGACCAGGGGAACATCGACTTCAGACGCCAGGGCCGACGACGCCACGGTCCATGCCCCAATCTCCCGGTTGAGACTTCGCGGCGGTGCCCCGATGAGCCGGGGCGCAAATGGCTTGTCCAGGAGCGGCAGCGGCATCGGCGGCTGGAGGACGGTTCCCGCCACCACCGTGTAATCGAAGGTGTCACCCGTCTCGGGCCGTTCGCGCCGGACGCGGAACACCCGCATCGCCGGTCGATCGTCCGCCTCCGTGTAATCGAGCAGCACATAGGGCAGCGACGAGAAATCGGACCCGGAGGTGATGTTCAGGTCGTCGCGCAAGGCGAAGGCCTGCCCCCCCTGCATGAGGGCATGCTCCTCGTTCGGGTTATAGCCCGGGAGACTCCGGTCGTTCTGGACGTAGATGCGACCCTTGGCCTCCAGGCTCGGAAGCGGCCCGCTGCCATCGTTGCTGGCCAGCACAATCTCCGAAGGCGCCGGGGGCCAGACCAGGGTGTAGCGCCCGATCGCCGAGGGCCAGTAGATCGGCTTGAAGCCCTGCGTCAGGTTCGGCGCATTTCCCCGGAACCACCAGACCTCGAGGCGATCCCGCCCGGGAATCACGTTCACCGGAATGATCGCCCCCCGCGCCGCCGCCTCGAACCCCGCCTGAAACGGATCCCCATAGGCCCCGATATGAAAGGAATCCCCGGACGGTTGGTGGATGTATCCCGCGAGGTACCCGAAGTCGCCGGCCGCCGCTAGTTCCCCGGGCGGTGCGTTGATCCGACGGCCCACCTCAGCCGTATCCGGATACACCCGCGGCGCGTTGAACTCCGACGGGAAATCGTGGCGGCCCAATCCGGGATCCCACGCCGCCAGGTTGGTGGCGACGGAACCGGCAAACGACCCGTGGCCGAGGAGGGTGCGGTCAAGCCAGGAGTACACGCGCTCGAACCGAAGGTACTCGGCAGAGCTGAACCGCAGCAGCGCCCGGTGCGCCGGATACGCCTCACTCAAAAACGAGTAATAGGCAAACGTCTCGGTCAGTTTTCCCCGCGGCTGGTCCAGAGGATCCTGATAGTCGATCAGGGGCGCATTCTCGGCCGGCAACGGCACCGCCGTGGCCCGGGCTTCCGCCTCGGTGGCCACCAACGGCCGCACATAGTGACTGTACTTCGCGACTTCATCCGGCCACACCTGACGGTACCGGACGAATCGGAACGGCCAGCGCAGCCCCTCGAGGCCGACTTCAAGCCAGTGAACCTGAAGGTCGTTCACATTGCGCGTCTCGCGGATGGCATGCAGCACCGGCCGGTCGCTCGCTCCGACAAACTGCCGGAAATAGAAGCTGGGTCCCGTCGTGTCGATCGGCTCCGGGTACAGCGCCGAGTCGTCCTGCCCCTCCTCGGGCGGGTAGGCCGT
The DNA window shown above is from Verrucomicrobiia bacterium and carries:
- a CDS encoding tandem-95 repeat protein yields the protein MAEIPDSLRRTFRHALLFVALAVTVGLGAPGARGAGSTGFRYQIPHASLGGGGGHAGSESFAKVASMESLGGAAQNSSGRFHVRLGHAAQANHPPRAAAQEIFLTEGTVAPIALAVVDVDGGPLTFELVSGPERGTLGGTFPEVRYTPAAGFRGTDRFTYRVRDDHGHLATATVTLQVLRSDNRAPIAVDLAFTTDEDTPVGVRLLAGDPDGDPMTFRIVTPPSLGRLSGTMPSLVYAPFQDVHGTDTFTYVATDGLLTSAPATVRIVIRPVNDPPVAGSMSVTLLQDGAVGLVLGAIDVDGDALRFEIVTPPAHGVLSGTPPGVVYRPNAGFAGTDRFEFRAHDGQAASALATVTLRVLAVEPREPRFEGGVVAGGFALRWSGLPDGGYWIETSLDLRGWEVLTSGTVTGGVFELIDPEFAERPFRFYRLGRGISGGIDP
- a CDS encoding toxin-antitoxin system YwqK family antitoxin translates to MIRLPVSVPIPGALFRGSGAAAAGLVLAVILAWGCSRREPAPETPPAEATMAELESTPEGLRRPGATNLYTGWLIARYPSGELQSRSAISNGLLAGISEGWHTNGQIQVREHFVRGVSHGVREKWHPDGTRQSEATIVEGRLHGTFRRWHENGRLSEEVEMRDNRPVGTARAWDPDGRLRTEVRIGSESAAIAGAASREAPHGRNP